One genomic segment of Tubulanus polymorphus chromosome 4, tnTubPoly1.2, whole genome shotgun sequence includes these proteins:
- the LOC141903315 gene encoding protocadherin beta-14-like, whose protein sequence is MIFIPGGATSRSVHQDDVRSTREYTTSVNEDLPIGSTILRSRMRGDFSYRINSNASEQVKQTFSVDSDSGDVVLIKPLDYERQKSYTIPVDATRSENSTTQIQRLNDNKVKTILVEVNVHDVNDNAPVITTNTLTPNGLIEVAENAPVGTFIAQLLVTDADSGKNGQFDCSLDAESFDLIRMNRNAYTLITRMRLDREMRSVYLVTLVCRDRGDPYLTSQETLKIRVLDVNDNMPRFSRPLYPIAIYENRLYNYPLLHVQAVDADSGPNGRVSYRILDDSGLISINARTEAISIHSRLDREVKSTYRFKVLATDSGEPRRTSTATIRIAVIDVNDNSPVFMNNHYEFSIRSDVMINTTVGQVQASDRDRGPNSEITYSLLYTGDKITRLFAVSKLGAITTRSRLDLEEPKDEYMLSIIARDNGREPRMSSASVRIRIIHSPRHNAETDKPAVP, encoded by the coding sequence ATGATTTTCATACCAGGGGGCGCCACGTCACGGTCTGTACATCAAGATGATGTTCGTTCTACGAGAGAGTATACAACATCTGTAAACGAGGATTTACCGATAGGTTCAACTATTCTACGAAGCCGAATGAGAGGCGATTTCTCGTATAGGATCAACTCCAACGCATCGGAACAAGTAAAACAGACATTTTCTGTGGACTCTGATTCGGGTGATGTTGTATTGATAAAACCGCTTGATTACGAGAGGCAGAAATCATATACAATTCCAGTCGATGCGACTCGTTCTGAGAACTCAACGACTCAAATACAGCGACTTAACGACAACAAAGTGAAGACAATTCTTGTTGAGGTAAATGTTCACGATGTCAATGATAATGCGCCTGTTATTACTACAAACACTCTAACACCGAATGGACTGATCGAGGTAGCGGAAAATGCACCTGTTGGTACGTTTATTGCACAGCTACTGGTGACTGATGCTGATAGCGGTAAGAACGGTCAATTCGATTGCAGTTTGGATGCGGAATCCTTCGATTTAATCAGAATGAATCGTAACGCATATACACTGATCACGCGCATGCGCCTAGATCGAGAAATGAGGTCAGTATATCTGGTTACATTGGTTTGCAGGGATCGAGGTGATCCCTATTTGACGTCACAGGAAACGCTTAAGATCCGCGTGTTGGATGTAAACGACAATATGCCGAGATTCTCTAGACCTTTATATCCAATAGCTATTTACGAGAATCGATTGTATAATTACCCGTTACTTCACGTTCAAGCGGTCGACGCTGATTCGGGTCCGAACGGTCGTGTGAGCTACAGAATATTAGACGATTCTGGATTGATTTCGATCAATGCTCGAACCGAGGCTATATCTATTCACAGTCGTCTAGATCGCGAAGTGAAGTCCACCTATAGGTTTAAAGTTCTCGCTACAGATTCTGGTGAACCTCGGCGCACATCGACAGCTACGATCAGGATTGCTGTAATCGATGTCAATGATAATTCACCCGTTTTTATGAATAATCACTATGAATTCAGTATCAGATCTGATGTTATGATCAACACTACAGTTGGTCAAGTTCAGGCTTCGGATCGAGATAGAGGTCCTAACAGCGAAATAACTTATAGTTTATTATATACTGGTGATAAAATTACGCGTTTATTCGCTGTTTCTAAACTGGGCGCCATAACGACTCGATCACGTCTCGACCTTGAAGAACCTAAAGACGAATATATGCTGTCGATAATAGCCAGAGATAACGGACGCGAGCCAAGGATGTCCTCTGCCTCAGTCCGAATCCGGATTATCCATTCTCCGCGACATAATGCTGAAACAGACAAACCTGCAGTACCATAA
- the LOC141904112 gene encoding solute carrier family 22 member 15-like, with translation MAEEEGDIGEDHEAPKFDDLFDIIGGSCFVACLFTSFVIMEAAGAAFIKFFVLDVANPGWYCPNLEYNITGNMSGEEFVEGYCVNGKPCVNFTFNTKYISTVTEWELICDRAYIPKLMSSVFFAGVLIGALVASQVSDLFGRKPALLSSWGLGIIVQTLAMLAPSWTVYTALRFITGLSAGGIVSVTTVLLSEYLAPKWRTLLSYRVGWNLGPLILTVAGYTLRDYRKQCLAIGLWSLPIFPFAIAFLPESSRWLLQKKRFKEAERWLKLMARVNRQPVPDLSVLKVIADHDEKLRQQRQKYSYLHLFSTRKITIMSLTIMFGWFTCSTVSYGIESQFSGFTGDIYLNMLIIYGLMAAVRWVLVFLINIIGRRKGYPLFTGIVCILMIIVVVLDIVRPNESRLPQTALILTSKMIITGSWSVVLLFSTELYPTLMRNVSTGAGNVAARLAGVLAPQIALLATFNKAAPFGVYAGFTLISSILLYTILPETTGRPLPESLPTRKSSKKTKTRSDDEAPATATELEGLNGTVNS, from the exons ATGGCGGAAGAAGAAGGCGATATCGGTGAAGATCATGAAGCGCCAAAGTTTGATGacttatttgatataattGGTGGAAGCTGTTTTGTAGCATGTCTCTTCACAAGTTTCGTGATTATGgaagctgctggtgctgcGTTTATAAAGTTTTTTGTACTCGATGTGGCGAATCCTGGTTGGTATTGCCCGAATCTCGAGTATAATATTACCGGTAATATGTCCGGTGAGGAGTTTGTTGAAGGATATTGCGTTAACGGAAAACCGTGCGTCAACTTTACATTCAACACTAAATACATCAGTACAGTTACAGAG TGGGAATTGATATGCGATCGAGCTTACATCCCCAAATTGATGAGTAGTGTATTTTTCGCCGGTGTACTAATCGGTGCATTAGTTGCCAGTCAAGTCAGTGATCTATTTGGACGGAAACCAGCCTTACTGTCATCCTGGGGTCTGGGTATTATAGTTCAGACGTTAGCGATGTTAGCTCCCTCGTGGACCGTCTATACGGCTTTGAGATTCATCACCGGATTATCTGCAG gTGGAATTGTTTCGGTAACGACTGTTCTACTCTCCGAGTATCTAGCACCTAAGTGGAGAACATTGCTGTCATATCGCGTAGGTTGGAACCTCGGACCCCTCATTCTAACTGTAGCCGGATACACTCTCCGAGACTATAGAAAACAATGTCTCGCTATCGGGCTGTGGTCGTTACCAATTTTCCCGTTTGCTATTGC GTTTTTACCGGAAAGTTCCCGTTGGTTGCTGCAGAAAAAACGATTTAAAGAAGCGGAGAGATGGTTAAAACTGATGGCCCGAGTGAATCGCCAACCGGTGCCCGATCTAAGTGTGCTGAAGGTTATTGCCGACCATGATGAAAAACTACGACAACAAAGACAGAAATATAGCTATCTGCATCTATTCTCAACTAGGAAAATTACAATCATGAGTCTGACTATCATGTTCGGATG GTTTACATGTTCGACTGTCTCTTATGGAATTGAATCACAATTCTCCGGATTCACGGGTGATATTTACCTGAATATGTTAATCATATACGGTTTAATGGCCGCAGTTCGTTGGGTTCTAGTTTTTCTCATAAACAT TATCGGAAGAAGGAAAGGATACCCGCTGTTTACTGGTATTGTCTGTATTCTGATGATTATAGTTGTTGTATTGGACATCGTACGACCTAACGAAAGTCGCTTGCCACAGACAGCTTTAATTCTAACGTCCAAGATGATCATTACTGGTTCCTGGTCTGTAGTGCTGCTGTTTTCTACTGAACTGTATCCAACTCTAATGAG GAATGTTTCAACCGGAGCCGGAAACGTGGCCGCTCGACTGGCAGGAGTATTGGCTCCTCAAATTGCCTTACTG GCTACGTTCAATAAAGCTGCGCCTTTTGGAGTCTATGCCGGTTTCACTCTGATTAGTTCGATCTTACTTTATACCATACTTCCGGAAACTACCGGGCGACCTCTACCGGAAAGTTTACCAACTAGGAAAAGTTCGAAGAAAACTAAAACCCGAAGCGACGATGAAGCACCCGCTACTGCAACTGAACTCGAGGGTTTGAATGGAACTGTAAACAGTTGA
- the LOC141903318 gene encoding protein SpAN-like, with the protein MDALGFATVLVLSTLLHLSASELTKEQQENLLNQIRLDTNEDVVNVDGYKAEIANSMRYWHNGSETFVEVNEPGKYYIEQVDHGRNDIIVDAENSTSKIEQLNEEISKRKFTVEKNRLWKSGYIRFCFRPGQFTNDQKNKVRKATRTLMQHTCLRFQEHGNCDSNFDMITFVRDSSGRFDVLNYTIINLRQVGTAMHEIIHATGSWHEQSRSDRSAWVIVSKDEYIDPSQFDLEKTDDSVPFDYRSIMAYGGAGSRGRPAMYSLDPEMNFATGNGHTALTFYDQKQINHKYQCAGCGRVITINSGYQVIKSPNYPSNYGNGVTCAWIIKTPKNTIMTIRFLDLEIDGAPTGCKDSLEIRYQGLGNVGPRYCGSGIKKTLESTFNRVMFVLRSDQHRSQRRGFKIQVTVKKDYSCHPNPCLNGGKCSKTPYGLAMCTCPYLNMVGRWCDHAIGDWSSWGSWTSCSGRCGVQTRQRQCNNPLPKGRGLKCIGNNIEAKPCGSWPCQGYFICDFDKYSLGSTYCPVRQVRNTQEDKFDGVRQLITRIPTSQLVK; encoded by the exons ATGGACGCGCTAGGCTTTGCAACAGTTTTAGTTCTGTCAACATTATTACATTTATCTGCGTCAGAATTGACGAaagaacaacaagaaaatcttttaaatcag ATTCGCCTAGATACGAATGAAGATGTGGTGAATGTCGATGGCTACAAAGCCGAAATAGCGAACTCGATGAGATACTGGCACAATGGCAGTGAAACATTCGTCGAG GTCAACGAGCCAGGAAAATATTACATCGAACAAGTAGATCATGGTCGTAATGATATCATCGTCGATGCAGAGAATTCCACGAGTAAAATTGAGCagttaaatgaagaaatatcgAAGCGTAAATTTACGGTAGAAAAAAACCGACTTTGGAAATCCGGCTACATTCGTTTTTGTTTCCGTCCAG GACAATTCACAAACGATCAAAAGAACAAAGTAAGAAAAGCTACACGGACATTAATGCAACACACGTGTCTCCGCTTCCAGGAACACGGTAACTGTGATTCAAACTTCGACATGATTACATTCGTACGAGATAGCTCAGG CCGTTTCGACGTACTGAACTACACCATTATCAATTTGAGACAGGTCGGAACAGCAATGCACGAGATCATCCACGCTACTGGGTCGTGGCACGAACAATCGAGAAGCGACAGATCTGCCTGGGTGATTGTATCTAAAGATGAATACATCGATCCGTCGCAATTCGACCTGGAAAAAACAGACGATTCTGTTCCATTCGATTATAGGTCAATCATGGCTTATGGCGGAGCG gGATCCAGAGGACGACCAGCCATGTACTCCTTAGACCCGGAAATGAATTTCGCTACCGGAAATGGTCATACCGCGTTGACATTTTACGATCAAAAACAGATCAATCATAAATATCAATGCGCGG GATGTGGTCGTGTGATAACTATAAACAGCGGATATCAAGTTATCAAATCTCCAAATTACCCGAGCAATTATGGCAATGGTGTCACGTGTGCTTGGATCATTAAG ACACCTAAGAACACCATCATGACAATTAGATTCTTGGATTTAGAAATCGATGGTGCACCGACAGGTTGTAAAGATAGTTTAGAAATTCGTTATCAAGGACTCGGAAATGTTGGACCAAG ATATTGCGGTAGTGGAATTAAAAAGACGCTCGAATCGACGTTCAATCGAgtaatgtttgttttacgATCAGATCAACACAGAAGTCAACGAAGAGGATTTAAAATACAGGTCACCGTTAAAAAGGACTATT CGTGTCACCCGAATCCGTGTTTGAATGGTGGTAAATGCAGTAAAACACCGTACGGACTGGCTATGTGCACCTGTCCCTACTTGAATATGGTTGGACGATGGTGCGATCATG CTATTGGTGATTGGTCTTCTTGGGGAAGTTGGACATCGTGTTCAGGACGATGCGGAGTACAAACACGTCAAAGACAATGTAACAACCCGCTACCAAAAGGACGCGGTTTGAAATGTATTGGTAACAACATCGAAGCGAAGCCGTGCGGTTCATGGCCGTGTCAAG GATATTTTATTTGTGACTTTGACAAGTACAGTCTGGGATCTACGTATTGTCCTGTTCGCCAAGTACGAAACACGCAAGAAGACAAATTCGACGGAGTT CGACAGCTCATTACCCGGATTCCGACGTCACAACTGGTAAAATGA
- the LOC141903704 gene encoding kinetochore protein spc24-like: protein MAAAAEAEFDEVISIVNELEVLLNACTEQDSINTIIEYKTKLKQLREKQNEQIKTTITEILDEKNQNEEKCEERISAEIEQIKQNMELLEKCKKEVTEQQETVSTDVNRFTKQINKTRMDSEQLENLKTTAKHKTEIELPTLRNLIKLYQSVTDIKWQFETEPDEIKGTVLNSKAIKPFKLNKNERSSFYIANYLWQQIDADWN from the exons ATGGCTGCAGCTGCTGAGGCTGAGTTTGATGAAGTTATCAGTATCGTTAATGAATTAGAAGTTTTATTGAACGCTTGCACTGAACAggattcaataaatacaatcattgaatataaaactaaactgaaGCAACTCAGAGAAAAACAGAATGAACAAATTAAAACTACTATCACTG AAATTCTCGATGAGAAAAATCAGAATGAAGAGAAATGCGAAGAAAGGATTTCAGCAGAAATAGAACAGATTAAACAAAATATGGAATTGTTGGAGAAATGTAAGAAAGAAGTGACAGAACAGCAGGAAACGGTGTCTACAGATGTGAATAGATTCACGAAACAAATCAATAAAACTAGGATGGATTCGGAGCAattagaaaacctgaaaacaaCAGCTAAACACAAAACAGAAATAGAACTTCCAACTTTACG gaatttgataaaattgTATCAATCAGTGACCGATATCAAATGGCAGTTTGAAACGGAACCAGATGAAATTAAAGGCA CTGTATTGAATTCTAAAGCTATAAAACCATTTAAGCTGAACAAGAACGAACGATCATCATTCTACATAGCTAATTATCTGTGGCAACAAATAGATGCGGATTGGAATTAA
- the LOC141903317 gene encoding protocadherin-11 X-linked-like, whose amino-acid sequence MITTPGGATSHSEYIQRIAVSDEIGIIHENEDLATGSTFARLEGGFSYRINSNASEQVKQTFSVDSDSGDVVLIKPLDYETHKVYYILIDASSSSNDKSTEPTYLVTIRFYVKDINDNAPVITTNTLTPNGLIEVAEDAAVGTFIAQLLVTDADSDKNGQFRCTFLDRFQPFNLIRTSINEYKMVTAAKLDREGRLQYRVQIVCGDRSDPPMTSQVLIVVHVLDVNDNAPIFVKDIFYADMYENAFYRDEMVRVEAFDADMDAITYRIIANASIPEEVRTRINSRTGSISIGVAHRDKSPMLKFLVTATDSGEPRRTSTATVIVTVVDIDDHSPRFDNDDYEFSIRSDAAINTTIGHIRATDPDEGINGEFTYSISSLYANRVGHLFAVSPKLGAITTRSRLDLEPKEEYKFTIYATGDGDQKLRTYTTVRIKIIHSPRNTAETDKPAVP is encoded by the coding sequence ATGATTACCACACCAGGGGGCGCCACGTCGCATTCTGAATATATTCAACGTATAGCGGTAAGCGATGAAATTGGAATCATACACGAAAATGAAGATCTGGCGACAGGTTCGACTTTCGCGCGATTAGAAGGCGGTTTCTCGTATAGGATCAACTCCAACGCGTCGGAACAAGTAAAACAGACATTTTCTGTGGACTCTGATTCGGGTGATGTTGTATTGATAAAACCGCTTGATTATGAGACACACAAAGTgtactatattctaatagatGCAAGTAGCTCCTCTAATGACAAATCAACCGAACCGACCTATTTAGTGACGATACGATTTTATGTAAAGGACATCAATGATAATGCACCCGTTATCACTACAAATACTCTAACACCGAATGGACTGATCGAGGTAGCGGAAGATGCAGCTGTTGGTACGTTTATTGCACAGCTACTGGTGACTGATGCTGATAGCGATAAGAACGGCCAATTTAGATGCACCTTTTTGGATCGATTCCAACCTTTTAATTTGATAAGAACAAGTATTAACGAATACAAAATGGTCACAGCCGCTAAACTAGATCGAGAAGGAAGGTTGCAATATCGAGTTCAAATTGTTTGCGGTGATCGGAGcgatccccctatgacgtcacaGGTACTGATAGTCGTGCACGTGTTGGATGTAAATGACAACGCGCCGATATTTgtgaaagatatattttatgcgGATATGTATGAGAACGCGTTTTATCGAGATGAAATGGTTCGCGTTGAAGCGTTCGATGCAGATATGGACGCGATCACGTATAGAATAATAGCTAACGCATCTATCCCCGAGGAAGTTCGTACCCGCATCAATAGCCGCACAGGGTCGATATCGATCGGTGTTGCTCACCGCGATAAGTCGCCTATGTTGAAGTTTCTAGTTACGGCTACAGATTCCGGGGAACCTCGACGAACTTCAACAGCTACTGTGATCGTTACTGTCGTCGATATTGACGATCATTCCCCTCGTTTCGATAATGATGACTACGAATTCAGTATCAGATCTGATGCTGCGATTAACACTACAATCGGTCATATCCGGGCTACGGATCCGGACGAAGGCATAAACGGTGAATTCACGTATAGTATATCTAGTCTATACGCTAATAGAGTTGGACACTTATTCGCTGTTTCTCCTAAACTGGGCGCTATTACAACTCGATCACGACTCGACCTTGAACCAAAAGAGGAATACAAGTTCACTATATATGCGACAGGTGATGGAGACCAAAAACTACGAACCTACACTACAGTCCGAATAAAGATCATCCATTCTCCGCGAAATACTGCTGAAACAGACAAACCTGCCGTACCATAA
- the LOC141903319 gene encoding uncharacterized protein LOC141903319: MWHNDIITAKVKPPYKIVVYFWWSAPTGGAAIDDLMLLPGPCKQYQQIRFPKDNCKDTDANCKKWSKSNECKKNPGWMKKNCPVSCKECVPCEDKHSKCAYWSEQGECAKNKQWMLTNCPRSCLLCIHGCFDHDTKCAGWAKVGECTKNYDWMSTYCPRSCKRCTTGSLQPLECIDGDVLKEDKTVEYSASSTYSGCRANMLGVNYASGTGISSNTCNCWCSGSNQARGSWIQMKFKSVKKIFYLRIKRPYYQSRYTIEATFKYSLDGEVWHDVINRRNSKIFREGSASYAEPSFKAVYLRMYPIKWTPHETACTRLEVYGCSQIDKELV, encoded by the exons ATGTGGCATAATGATATCATCACTGCCAAAGTGAAACCACCTTATAAG ATTGTGGTCTATTTCTGGTGGTCAGCACCAACTGGTGGAGCAGCTATTGATGATCTTATGTTATTACCTGGTCCGTGTAAACAATATCAGCAAATCAGATTCCCTAAAG ATAATTGTAAGGATACCGATGCAAATTGTAAAAAATGGTCTAAAAGTAATGAATGCAAAAAGAATCCGGGCTGGATGAAGAAGAATTGTCCAGTATCATGTAAAGAGTGTGTTCCTTGTGAGGATAAACATAGTAAATGCGCCTATTGGTCTGAACAGGGAGAGTGcgcaaaaaataaacaatggaTGTTAACGAACTGTCCGCGTTCCTGTTTACTCTGTATCCATGGCTGTTTCGATCACGACACTAAATGTGCAGGTTGGGCGAAAGTTGGAGAATGCACTAAAAACTATGATTGGATGTCGACGTATTGTCCTCGATCGTGCAAAAGATGTACAACCGGTTCTTTACAACCTTTAG AATGTATTGATGGAGATGTTTTAAAGGAGGACAAAACTGTCGAATATTCGGCGTCTAGTACGTACAGCGGCTGTAGGGCTAACATGCTCGGAGTGAACTACGCATCGGGTACAGGTATCAGCTCCAATACATGTAACTGCTGGTGTTCGGGCTCAAACCAGGCGCGCGGTTCGTGGATTCAgatgaaattcaaatctgtCAAAAAGATATTCTATCTGAGAATAAAGCGTCCATATTACCAAAGTCGTTACACGATTGAAGCGACTTTCAAGTATAGTTTAGACGGTGAAGTTTGGCATGATGTGATAAATCGCAGAAATAGCAAG ATATTTCGAGAAGGTTCGGCATCGTATGCAGAGCCCTCGTTTAAGGCTGTTTATTTGAGAATGTACCCAATAAAGTGGACTCCACACGAGACAGCATGTACCCGGTTAGAGGTGTACGGTTGTAGCCAGATCGACAAAGAACTCGTTTAA